The Clupea harengus chromosome 13, Ch_v2.0.2, whole genome shotgun sequence DNA window CCGGAAGGCCTCCAGTGGGCCAACGGGACGGCGGGCCCATCCCTAGCACCTCCGCCGGGCACTAGCCAGCGGGTGCCCCACAGCATCATCATCGGCGTGCGCAAGGGGGGCACCCGGGCACTGCTGGAGATGCTGGACATCCACCCGTCGGTGGCAGCGGCGGCCACCGAGGTGCACTTCTTCGACTGGGACGAGAACTACTCGCGTGGCTTCGACTGGTACCGCGGCCTCATGCCCTATTCGTACCCGCACCAGATCACCGTGGAGAAGACACCGGGCTACTTCACGTCGGCACAGGCGCCCGAGCGCATTCGCGCCATGAATGCCTCCATCAAGCTGCTCCTGATCCTGCGTGATCCAGCCGAGCGCGTGGTGTCCGACTACACGCAGGTCTACTTCAACCGGCTGGAGGCGCGCAAGCCCGTGCGGCCCATCGAGGATCTGCTGGTGCGCGGCGGCGCCCTCAACACGCGCTACAAGGCCATCCAGCGCAGCCTCTACCACCTGCACATGCGCAACTGGCTGCGGTACTTCCCGCTGGAGCAGATTCACCTGGTGGATGGCGACACGCTGGTGCGTGACCCGCTGCCCGAGCTGCGGCGCGTGGAGCGCTTCCTGGAGCTGCCGCCGCGCATCGCCGCTTCCAACTTCTACTTCAACCAGACCAAGGGCTTCTACTGCATCCGCAGCGACGGCCGCGAGCGCTGCCTGCACGAGTCCAAGGGCCGGCCGCACCCGCCTGTCAACGGCACCGTGCTCCGGCAGCTGCGCGCCTACTTTCGCCCGCACAACCGCAGCTTCTACCGGATGGTGGGACGCACCTTCCACTGGCACTGAGAGCAGTGCCCCCTGGTGGTGGACACAGGTTTTGGACCCCCAAGGGCCCTCGATTTACCCCTCCCTCCATACTTCAcaacctgctcctgctcccgccCCTTAGCCCCCAAATTAGCCAGTCACAAGAACTAAAGGGCTGATTGACATGTTGATGGATGGCAGGGAGGATGGGAAACTTTAAGCACTTTACGAGCTAAGCCCACTAAAGCAAACATGCCTCTGAAATGCCTTTCACCGCAGAACAGttattgcatttaaaaaaacaaaactgttaAAACTTTGCAGTTAAAActgttgagaaaaaaagaatatcCTGTAGGATAAATCCCTGATTTGGACTCAGTCCTCTGTACTGTAAAGTGAAGTGATGCCTGCTGCAGgcaaccattttttttctgtgaaattcatgaccttttttttattagttGATTTGTTTTCCTCCGTTTGATATACTTGTACTTGATAATAAATGGTTCagctttaaaagaaaaaaaacccagaatCATAGCATTTGGGTTCCCTGTGCTTCTTTCCATTCTTCTTTGCATTTTGCTGCAGGCTACAAACTCTGCCAGGTGAGGTACACCGGGAGGTAGCATAGTCTGTAGCctttgggagaaagagagagagagtgagcgacaAAGGAGTGTGGGAGGGTGggaaatgccccccccccaaaagcagCGGAGGCCGGTGAgagggtgccccccccccctcctccagtggTGCTGTAAAGCTGTGGACGCCGGTTGCTAATATGATGGGATGTGTGAGGCCGGCGCCCTGCAGCAGGATGAGCTGAGTCACGGGCGAAGAGTCAGAGCGTCTGACTCAGAACcgcgtccccctctctctgcgcCTCCACCGTGTCCTCCAAGCCCTCCGCCTCGTAGGCAGTCGCATGCGGAGGCACGCAGTCCCACTCTTCACTCAAACATCAGCACCGGCGCAAGCTGATGCGTTTTGATAGTGTTTGTCTGACCCCGAATGCTCATGCGCTTCCCTGAAATAACAGCGGGACTCAGAACTGCACCCACACTCCAACCCGAGGAGAGAGCTGGCCTTTTCAGTTATGTACGGGAAAGGTCACCGAGCCTTGTTCATGAAATTGAATTTAAATGGAGCTGGTTGTTCATACTATGGGGTAAAATATTCCCATTTCTTACACATATATTTATGCATCTTATTCAAAATCCCTCAAACGAACCAAATGCCCcaaaaaaagagcaagagaatgCAGTAGCTCATGGCTCACACATACAGCATctttccgggggggggggggtcatttagAGGGGGACACTCACTCCCAGTCCAGGCCCCCTCCTGGGAGCATGTACCCGGGGGCTGGAGTGCGTGGCTCCGGTGCTCGTCAGTGGACGGGGGCTGCACCGGCTGTGACACTGACCCTCTGACCCTGGCAGCACTCTGCCGGCCGCGGTGTGCATCCACGGTGAGCACTCACCTGTGAAAGATCCCAGCAGACATCCTCTCTGGGAGCCTCATCAGGCCACCGGCCTGACCCCGTTATggccactgtgtgtgggtgtgtgagtgtgtgtgactgtctctctctctcttaccctctctctctctctctctctaagtgttTTCTTTCGTGTGGCCCTTTTCTTACATCTCTTTGAcgtctgtccttgtgtgtgtgtgtgtgtgtgtgtgtctgtgtgtctgtgtgtctgtgtgtgtgtgtgtgctcccttaGGAGGGCGTCGTCTCGGAGGCACCAGGCTGTGCAGGGTTGCGTGTCACAGCATAGAGGCACCAGCCTGACACACTCAGGTCACAGCAAAGGGCcgattctttctttctcttttccacaAAACCACACAACGTGCCTTTCCCAAGCAGGCCGAGATGTTGCAGTATTATAACTCTTCATCAAGTACAGGAAACTGTTTGTGTGACCATTTGTCCTCTCATATTAGCACAGTCATATAGTGACAGGATATTAAGTCATTAAGATACAAAGTAAAatactcatttaaaaaaaaaaatatttgagaaatgaaatggaaaaggtaatgtgtctgtgtctgtgtgtgtgtgtgtgtgtgtgtgtgtgtgtgtgtgtgtgtgtgtgtgtgtgtgtgtgtgtgttgacatctTGTTTCTCTGTGAAACCAAGAAGACTTAATGCGTGCCCCGTGCTTAAGGTATGTCTGCTGAAGCACTCCAGCATACGGGCCAATGCGGGGGCAAACTCTTAGTCTTCTGAAGCTAAATTAGGCAGCAAATATTGTGCACTGTATTATGGTGAATTCTTCCATCTGTGATTAaatattcatttgtttgttgatttatATTTTATTGCTCTTTGCTCGGAGGGCAGGCCTTTGATGCAGTTGCTTGACTGTCTTTACAGAAGAGCGAGGAAGCGCCATTAATGTAGGtcaaaagggaggggggggggggggcaaagagcTCGACTACACCTTACTGAAAGaacggaaagagaaaagagaaagccaaagagaaaagaagagaaaagcccCTAAGGTGTAGGGCACTGCAGAAGGGGGCGTGTGGTCATAGCGTGGCAACTGCCACCATTTCTGTTTTTACTGAAGATCTCCGTTGAGGTTACACACTGAACTGTGGCTTCTTCTTGAAAGCATCCAGGACTTCATTCAGAAGCCAGATTGGCAGAGTTCAGTTTCTGCCATTTTCCCTCGGTGCGGCATGGAAATCACTCATGAATAACAAGCCTTACATCAGGGGGGGCAGAGCCCTgtaaagcagagagaggagctggagaCCTATTTATTAATGatcctttaaaaaaattatCGCAACAACAAGGGCTGTCTTTGAAAGGGAGTGCCATTTTTGATGAATGCTGCCCTAGAAACAGCCTACAGAGGGTTTTTTTCTGGTCTAAATGTTGTTTCCTGCTCGACCATATTTATGAATTCCTCTCATCTTTGGGAGCATCTTTCTGTTTTGCAAAAGCTGACATTAGTGGTGCATATTTCATACCAGTGTTTTTCTgagctccccctcccccccaacgaGATCAGATACGGGAGAACAGAAAAACAACCTCCCCTGGGACGACCCCTCCTGACTGTATGCCTGCGGAGCTATGGCATCAtaagccccctctctctctctctctctctctctctctctctctctctctctctgacccagAGTCCTCCACCCCGTCCTTCTCCTTCCCGGAAGCTTCGGTGCCTGGGGAGGATGGCGTGCCGATTAGCGTGCCCATCTTGAGAGAGACGTGTCAGGAGGAATCTGTCTCTGGTCGACGGGGAAAAAGTCGAGGTCCTCGGGCGCCAGCGACGTTCCCCGCGGTCCTGCCCTGACGTGGCTGCCTGTGATGCGGCTAGAAAAATGCAAACAATCATGACAAAACGTCTTCATGACTAACCCTGATCATTATCCATCTTGGCGTTTggttctctttgtgtgtatatgtatgtgtgtgtgtgtgtgtgtgggtgtgtgtgtgtgtgtgtgtgtgtgtgtgtgtgtgtgtgttcacgctgCCAAGAAGGCTGACCAGCGGCAATGTATCTCATTGTGCCAAAGGAGGCGTTAAATAAGAAGGTTAAATAATGACGACTGAACGGGCACTGAACACAAGCAGGTTTTTTTTCTATCCTAACCTAATATTgctctctttatctttatcttttttttaaaacggATCTCCCTTTGGTCTATTTATCTCTTTCACCCGTTCCCCTCCTTGTCACAATGTTTTTCTGTCTGcgtattctttctctctccctcgtctctTCCGACGCCTCTCGTGACCTGCTGCTCCTTATTGTCCCACGCCATTAGGCTCAAGCAGACATATGTGTTTAAAGTGGGGCCATGGTGTCACCGGCATTAAAAAGTAATGCGCATCTCTGGAGACGCCGAGACGCGCTGAATGTTAAATGCAGAAGAAAGTATTTGCCGGTAGACCTGTCTGTCAGCGCTACTTTTAGCTGCCTCTTTGAGAGTCTCCTCCCCACCATTTCCCCCCCTGTCCTCATCCAGCTGTCTCCAAGCAACCAGCACATTGATATAACTCAGCCAGCCTTGTCCTTTCACCTCCCAAAACAGGATCAGCACAATGCATGACAAGCGATTCGGAGGATGTAGTtcaatagaaaaaaataaaacaaacaacagggGGCCTGCGTTTTCATCACGCCGAAAGTGAATGCATGCATGAGAGGACTGCGAAAGGATATGGCCACTGGTGGTGTTCCTCCCGTCCTGGCTGAAAGTTCTACTTCATTAGACGTCCGTCCCGTGGGCGCTTTAAAATATAGATAACCCGGCTAATGACTAAGACTGAGTGGCTGTGCATGTCTAGCTCCAGAGCAGCGCTGCGACCCCAGACATGGATCTTTAATTGAATCACATCTATATTCGAGTTACTGCTTTCAACCACATCTGGGACATTGGCAAAAGCCTTAGCACTCATTAACAtttgaagataaaaaaaaaaatcacagtagGCCTATAGCAAACTAGGCTGAGGGAAGTTTCATAGCACCTTTCACAACTCTTCTGATGACtagctcttcttaatgctgtgcGGCGAGGCTCAATGTGATCCAAACCCGTGGAAACGTGTGTGGACATAATACCCTGATTCCGTCCGTGTTCTGTGTCATCAGTGAAGTGCGCTTGTAACACATCGGAGAATAGAGCTGGGAACTAATGCACTGTGTAGAGCAAACTCCGAGATACGAACTGTCTCAGGCGCCCCAGAGGTTAGAGAGTAAGTGAAAAGGAAGTCAATAACATGGTATCGTCTGCAATGGGAGATAGGTTAATGTAGCTGTACACCTCTTCATGATTAACTTATGACCCCTTATATGCTGGCCTTTAGTGAGGCAGTGCAGCGTCAGTCATGCATAGACACCATGATATGTGTGCACAGAgctacagtgttaacaaaataCATTCACTCTCACTTGGATTTCacaagcatatgcacacaccatCTTTGTCAGATCAGCCCCTACTGCAGACCAGAGAATTCAATGGTTGATGCCTTTTAATTGCACCAGATCCTGTCAAATGAACAGAATATTTACCTAACTAGAAGATAGCCAGCAATAATATATGTATTTCACCATATGCTTCATCCATGGCACAAGGAATGATTTAAGTGCATGGTGCTGGACTGTAGGTGCAGTTGTAGTTAGTCAAAGATTTTTACAATGCCTATGCCTGTTGTACCTATATTTATGCCGGATGTTAACCAGAAATTATGTAGTACAGGAATTCGACGTCAGAGATGGAGTCCTTCTACACGCTCTCCAGAAAAGGTTATGGTATGCAGCTACTAACCTTCACGACTGTGACTGAATGATACATGAAAATGTCTGGATGAAATAGACCACCGAATGTTTCGGCCGCAAGACACGAGCTACTTTCTGCCGTCTTTTTTTATATGGACCTTCAGTGCTGGACTGGGCCACAAGAGTTCCATTGTGATTGTTGTCATGACATTGATATTGCTACTCAGCTGCATTATTTAATCCATGGCTGGACAGCAAGTATCATTTGACTAGTCCAAGGTCGAACAGCAAATTACATGATTTCACAAGCAGTTAGAGCTGAGAGCAGGGGCTGGTTCACGTCTGGGCCTatagccattgtgtgtgtgtgtgtgtgtgtgtgtgtgtgtgtgtgtgtgtgtgtgtgtgtgtgtgtgtgtgtgtgtgtgtgtgtgtgtgggctggctCACGTCTGGGCCTATAAGCAACTGCCTGTTTTCCTCTGTCTGCTATCCAACTAGCCTGAACACCAACTCATTAAAAAGTCAATTAAAgtgaaacaaagaaagacagagttcGGAGAGAGAGCTGGTACTGCTTCTTTCCCCTGCATGGTTTGCATGCTGAAAGCGTTCGCAGTAAATGAATGACCCTAAGCAACAGATTAtgaattgagaaaaaaaaaacctccaacCCCAAATTATTTCCACCCGAGTTTCTCTGAAAAAATCCACACAAAGTGTTCGGTGCGCATCAAAGTGAGCCTTGAAAGAGGGACA harbors:
- the hs3st1l1 gene encoding heparan sulfate (glucosamine) 3-O-sulfotransferase 1-like1, giving the protein MAGLLGSLLLLVLQTFAAPPDFVPAGDLDPEGLQWANGTAGPSLAPPPGTSQRVPHSIIIGVRKGGTRALLEMLDIHPSVAAAATEVHFFDWDENYSRGFDWYRGLMPYSYPHQITVEKTPGYFTSAQAPERIRAMNASIKLLLILRDPAERVVSDYTQVYFNRLEARKPVRPIEDLLVRGGALNTRYKAIQRSLYHLHMRNWLRYFPLEQIHLVDGDTLVRDPLPELRRVERFLELPPRIAASNFYFNQTKGFYCIRSDGRERCLHESKGRPHPPVNGTVLRQLRAYFRPHNRSFYRMVGRTFHWH